A region of the Clavelina lepadiformis chromosome 9, kaClaLepa1.1, whole genome shotgun sequence genome:
AAGATATCACCCTGAGTTAATAAAGTAGGTTTAGGTCTCCTTGAGTAATAAACTACTGAAGTAATTGGTGTAAAGATATCAACATGTTTTAAGTTCAGTTGacctcaattttttgtttatttcgtaaAAGCGTGCTAAAATCAACCcttgcaattttctttatagATTCTGTTTGAGTCTAGCTGCTAAAAGTAAAAGCGCCTATGAAGAATTACGACAAAGTGGCATTTTACGACTACCAAGCTCACGCACCCTAAATGACTATCGGTAGCGTATGGGTTCTGTTCTCTGCAATTTGGCTACTACTAGCTACCTACGAGCAATTGTTTCACTTGCTCACTTTTGtactgttttcagaaacgTTTACTGCACTGCACCTGGCATTCAAGATAATGTTTTAGAAGAACTGAAATCCAAAAGTCTCAGTCTAGCATCACATGAACGATTTCTCGTTATATCAATCGATGAAATGAAAGGTGAAACTTTTCTTGGTATTTTTAACACTATTAATCACACTGTAAGATTCTTATTCATgctttatgacaaaacaatgacacAAGTTATTAACTGTATATGCACGAGATATAGCCTGttgcttattttgtttacagtgaaagaaaatattgtgtaTAATGCAGCAACAGACCGAATAATAGGATTTGTTGATCTGGGTGTCGACAGACAATACAATAATGAAGCTCCTGCCACACATGCCCTACAATTTTATGGTAGGAGTATCCTCAGCAATTTTTCCCGGCCTATTGTCTTTTATGCCACCAAGAATACAAAGGCATTTCACTTGGTTAGCATGTTCTGGGAAGTGGTTGAATCCTTGGCCGGATGTGGTTTTACAGTCTTAATGATGAAGAAGAATGATGAAGTACaatcaacatttcattttgtgggAGCATTTTTGCCATGTTCCCTACCTATTTGAAAGTTCAGAGTTGAGAAGTTGCAAGTTGACTGATGGCCATTTTTCCCATAAGAGTTACGCAAAAATGCGGATTTGCTATGCCGCACAATTGCTCTCTGGAACTGTCTCCAGTTTAATGAAGAGTCGTGGTGGAGAAGAAATGAAGATGAGTGCGTGGTTTGCTGGTTTGATGAATAAGTGGTTTGACCTCATGAACACcagattaaattattcatacaACCCAGACTTGAAACCATATACAACGATTGATGATCCTCGTCTGAAATGGCTTAATACATTCCTTTCAGAgttaaaacaatggaaaagcAGTTTAACTGGGTCCGTTTCCGAACAGTCAAAGCAGTTTCTGAGCCATCAAACCTACGACGGTTTAGTTTCCACATCCATGGCCATTGCTGAATTGGTGAAATTCTTGTTGGAGAACAGCCCAGAAGGTTCATACGTCTTAACTAAGCGCTTAAACCAAGACCCATTGGAGGCCTATTTCGGTCATATGAGACAAACTGGCCGTCGAAATGAAGTGCCTGATATTCGCCAATATGcacaatttgaaaatgtgataaTGTGCAAAAAGAATATCAAGTCACTTAAGGGGTCAAATGTAAATCACGTTATTGACTGGAAACATGGTGATGTTTGCGATGATCCAATGCCGAAgcgaaaaaaataacttgatttcGAGTGTTTTGACAGTCTGCTTGTGCAATACAGTAACACTTAATCCTTCTTGAGCTAAAACTGACGAAGTACATGTAAGAAGACAACTATGTAATGTACattcattttaatgattttctcAGACTTACATTTTGATCAGAGGTTACATGCAGTACTGAATTTAAATGATTAGCTTTTTGATAGCATCTAATCTTCAcgtaaaatttacatattttcatgcacaatttttgcaaacattcatcaaaaacaagattttcaaatatatcttTTATGTTACAAACACTCAAAGAAGACATGCAACTTTCCATGATGTGCTCCTTTATGTCTTGTTTCCTAAAGACTCTTTCTACATACATCAACAATTTCACTAGTGATTTCGCTGGAACTGTAAGATGTccataattgttattatttaaagcGGAAATCAAGGAACTATTAGTGGTTTCATTACTATAATCAGTTAAACAAGACAATAGATCTATTTCTCTCGGATTTATACAGCGCTTAGTgagtttctgcaaaatataaccACCTATGTACTGAATTATGAATTCTTCGTCTAGGGTTAACTTGTGTAATGTCAAGTGTTTCCCctttttgttgtgtgcaacAGTGGTAACGTGtgataaaaatacatcaaacaGTTTTCGTGTTAAACATAGTGACAATTTTCTTGGCAAGAAAAATAGTGATGGGATGCACGTAATTCCATCACAGGAGAATTTATGAAACAGTTCATCCGGTGAACTGTACGAAGAAAATAGCttcataaaatagttaaccGCATCTGCAGTTAGATCTGTTTTAACGCCACCCACTGTTTCCCACCATTCCATCAGCTTTTCTCTTGTAACATTATTGCAAGAAGATTCTGCAAGACAagtgtaaaattaagtttgtttgatttttttaatcggAATCTGCCAATGATAGAGCTCcaaatgaaataagtttcaaacaaaaaacaaataaaccgtgagcagttttttgatgagccagcaaagtttcattacttgtgcagttatgcaaacattgtccacatctgcaaataaatattttcattatcagattaaatgacatcaatatatcagtacagcatttcttcaaatattCGTTACGACttacattaatttgttgttttgcttggctgtttattataaattggcgagaACGTACGCTCTGGGTGACCGCCATACAGGACAAGCTCAACAGCAGTTGACTAATTGATTAATAGGCATATCGTATCTTACATGAAGTTTGCTGCATCGTCTTCTGGGTCACaatctatttcaataattaacttcaaattGACATCCATTAGATCTCAACAACTGCACCACAATAACAAGATCTGAAATCAGACTTCCAGTAGCCTATTTTAATGACACAACACCTGCAACATAAGGCCTATGCTAATGAGTTTAGTTGCTAATTGCCTGGTCGAAGAGAAATGTGgggaacgaaaaaatcttcccgcgcaactcaagtcggctaagccatgccttgatacaaaacagcagcattatcagttcaaggaactgaaactaagttaattgctgaacctaaaactctcacctgatttcattaattaatttcaattaaatttaacacCCAATGGATCCCAATAACTGCACcgtaataataagactaatctgttccagcagcaaacagatctgaaaatcattgtcgtcgtctgcatgtttattgttatgtagtgaaccgtgaccgtggagaaagtagaatatgctccaagagaataaaagaaacaaacatgacgtcatgcgcaaaagagaagtttctactcatgtgtttaaatctctttggttTAACTAACTAagccagcgtggtccaacttcttttcatcgcgggccaaaatcagaaaatttttttatcttgcgggccaatgtttataaatcagaactgaagaaatgtgaaattagaactgaaaaacaatgtgacattgatattagaactgaaattagaatagttcaaaatttagcgattaaatgctgatcaatgtgacatctgcggtcgaggttcttcctcgacaatagcgactatcaaagctgactatcagttcgcgggccaaaaaatcggtgctcgcgggccaactttggcccgcgggcctgcagttggaccacgctgaacTAAGCTATCTCAACAAAACTTGACTTCGAAAGACTAGACACAACCTGTTTCCGTTTGTGCGGGCTTGGCCAAAAGCCAAGTCATACTTCCACTTCTAATTTAGTTCGGGCACTGTCGTGCTTGGCTGGGGTTGTTGAACTTCTAGCTTGGAAGCCAAGTGTTGCGTCATAGATAACATTGAGATGCAGCTAATCCATCACATAGCTCTTTGTTATGCAAATCAAAAAGAATAGACCCATACTAGAAATAGTTTTatagcatgttttttaaatcactcctttacattttgcgcaatacttgataaaagttgcatgaaaaatagaaaaaagttgcaataaaaaattcctacaaacagcGTAAAACATCATACTacataaattctgagtatttagggagctgtaaaaaaacttgcaaaaacttgccctactcATTAGGCATTAGGCTGTCACATGCAAACCAAATTGATAGAccataatgacgtcacacagAACACCACACATGATAAAGGCATcctaataattaaaattgtcGCAATTttgaagtaacaattacctaATTTGCAGTTTGAATTCAGTTGTAGTTtttaacattctgaacatgTCTTCGCAACTATGTAGAACAAGTAAAACTTTGATTGACTTTTATCCAAAAAATATCCATATAATTTTAAGGAAGTGGTAGCCTAGTTGTGGACATCGGGCAAAAGTTGTAATAATGAAGTGCTGGTAGATGAAATTAGCGTTTATTCAGCTGGTCCTATTGAAAGTTAATGCAGTTGCAGCAGTGTCATGCAAAGTATTTCAGAAATAattgttaaaagttttcagATGTCAAGATTTGTTTTGAAGTAGCACAGAACAAACAGTAACTCGTTTTTGGGGAATTCCCTTCAACGAAAACGCCTGATGGTATCATGTACTTAATTTGTTATGGTTATATACTACAGTTGCCAGTAGGCATAACAATCATCCAACATAAGGCACAACTAGCGAAAACAGAACTTTATTGTCTACCGACGTTTCATTAACCCATTCGGGTTTATTTAGACAAATGAGGATGGTAGGATAATCGATAGAGAAGGCTGTTTATATTAGTACCTTATAAGTTTAGTTGGATTTACTAGCCACTGGTAGTTCAACTGCCTTGTTTGAACACTTAATTTCCCGTTTTGTTAGGTTTAAATGAAACTATGTGTATAAGTAAGACGTGTCAAAAGTGCTCTGAATTACGTTTGGCCTTTTCAGAATTGATTTATACTTGTAATATTGTGAGCTAGTACTTATAGTTCTACCCttgattgttttattgaagtcaGCCTGAAACATTGCAATTGTTTCAATGAGGTATCTTTCCAttcatttctattttttgtcTGTTTACGTTGGTTTTTATTCAAGCATTGCTCAGTTATACGAAGAACCATTAAATGTGGAATCTTTCTCTGGTAAATATGACTTATATTAAATTAAAGTATATTGACTACTGGTGTTAAAATGCCAACCAGCTGACATATATGGTAAACAGCAGTAAACAACATAAATTATTCCATTTATGTTTAGGATCTATGACTTTATTTTGCACATTGTAGTGCATAGATCACAACTTAATGCATTTTAATTGTACATGcttgtttttgtataaattcTTTTGGCAGAATCAGCTATATTTCCATTGTTATcttcattaaaaaaatatcagaTACTTACTCCAAATCAGTTTGAAGATGCTGATCACAGTCGTAGGAAAAGAGAAATTAAAACCGAGATTCAAGATGTAagttttttattcaaattctGTTTTTGTCCTTGCTTTTCATAACTGCTTGCAGCTATCATCTGTTACATTTGCTATGTAAAGGATGTAAACTAGGATActaattgtaaaaaattatacaaagtCATAGTTCTACAATATCTGAGATGTTGACTTCAAAGTTGGCTGTGCAGACCTAAATTTTTCACACTATTTAAAATGGGTTTCAGGGGTGTCAAACACCagaaaaatgccataaaatctttgtttgttttattatacagtaaatttactaaaagactgtttactcgaaaaatcctccatgagggtctttgaaattttgcatgtcagtTTAGCaggctttgaactaccattccataataTGCCATCAAAAAcccatgattcaaacttttttaacagaggcccaaaataaacactagaatttttggtctgAAAAACCCAAATTTAgttactttcatgctaatttttagcattATTCTGCAAGcaacctgggacattgaagcacacCAACTGCTgaggtaattcccaggctagaaaacaacaccaaccatgctgaCTTCTGATTgttctaaacatgtttttttaaagccttacgtaggagtacaacaaaatcatagagatcttagttttaagtcttCGGCTCCTTTAATTTGAAgtatttatgaaaattttgattctTGAAGCCAACACAATTGCGAATACTGTATTACATTAAAATCTGTTACCTGTTTTCTCAAATATAGTCCAATCTTTCAAAAGccttcattttttcaaaagtctTTCAATAGTGTTTTCCTGTTAGTTGTGGTCTTTGACTTGATCCGATAttctttgttttgtcaaaatcTGACAAACAGCTTATAAGTACAAAAACTTctattttgcaaacatttaaaatcagCAAGGATCCACCAATTTGTAGGTTGCGCGAAAACGGGTTCGACGAGTCAAAAAGGAAAAGAACGACTGCTTTAGATAATGacattttagaaaattaaaatatttttaaggtgttttaaATTTCCACCAAAATTATACCGTTCAGTTTAGGAcaaaaaacttgttgcaaatTTATGCTCGTATTTGGCGTCTCCCAGTGAAGTGTATTACTTAGACATTTATTTAATTGCAAGTCAAAAAAGCAGAAAGCAaacatatatacatacatCCAAAAAAATCCTCGAGAAAACATATGTTAACAGTGTTTGCATGATTGGATATTatctaattaattaattattatctaatGAGGATATTTAATGTGtaagtttaatttacattaaagtataaattactgtatattgaAATTGCAGTTGACTCAAACTTATCTAAGGAATTTAAATTGAAGTATAACATTCTATTTAAAAAGGTAGCTGGAGTTAATCTCCAAGATGTTTACTTTACTTTCAACTATGATGGAAAAGAATACATCCTTGATCTATCCATTTATCAAGAGTTGTTGCCACGTTCTTTCACAACATCAAGCTACTCTAAACATGGACGATTGCAGATGAACAAATCTAcaaaaaaggttttaaatTGTACAGTTTATAACATACTCTGTTGCTTAcatgtaattattttttacagtatCCAATTGTAGTACAAAAAGATATGTATGTTATAATATGTATGTTATAATATCATTTTGGTTATATTTTTTCCAGGACAGAAATAATTGCTACTACCAAGGTCATGTACGCAATATTGACAACAGTCAAGTCTTTATGAGCACTTGTAATGGATTAAGGTAAAATTAGGATTTCatatttagaaattaaaactataatcaatctttaaattttaactcaTAATTCATATTAACACTGTTAGATTGCAGTTCTGAACTGCAACAAGATAGTGTTATGAGGGAGCGCTTTGGTGCGTCCCCAAAAGGCTGTGTACCATTTAACAAAAACCAAGGGGTTATTTATGAGGTCTCATGCCAAGATGGCAGCTTTACATACATTGGGGAAACCAAACTCTCTCTTAGCATAAAAGAACCTAAAGGAGATGTCTCCAAGAGATATCTCCAAGATCATAAAGGAGATatcaacataaaataaaagagTGTTGCATGTGTACATTTAGAATATAAACAATGGACGTACAACTTCCTTCATTCCtcaaaaaaatcaatattttgctgCAGTGTTCTAGTATTTTAATCATTTCTTCTACCTGCATAGATAGAGAAATTTTCACCGACTATTGTTTTTAGTGGTTTTTAGTGTAATTATATTAATGTTGTTTTAGCGGTTCCATTTTTTTACCTGATGACATTCTACTGATTGAACcactaaaaaacaacaaaggcCAAGCCATTGACAACAAGCATGTTGTCTATCGCATGGATGatacaaaaacaaagcatAACATATCTTGTGGAAATAACAACGAGATAGATTATGCTCATGCCTTTGCTAATGATCTGAGGAAAATGTCTTTTATGGGTAATGATATGACTGAAAAACATGTCTTAAATTTCACCCTTTCCAAATATGATTTATAATACTTTATCTGAAACACAAACATATTtcatgtttaaatttatttttgtaatatagAGTCTAATTATGACAAACAAAAACGACACAAAAGGCTGACAAATGaggaaaagaaatttgttgaaatgCTTGTTGTCGTTGATAATGCAATGGtatgtttttcaaattaaaattttatgtttaacatgtttaaaatgCTCTTTACAGATTAACCTCTTAATCTGGGACTTGCTTAGATTgctttttttttgcttattcaGGCAAATAAATTTGCTGACCGAATTGAACTTGATGGCCATGTAAAGAATCTTGAAAATCATATCGACGGCTTTTATCAGAAGTTGGGAATTCGCATAGTACTCTCACATATAGAAGTTTGGAATGATTCCGATCCAGTTGATCTTTCAACAGACGTCGGAGAGGTGAGACAATTGTCAGAACTGTATACGTTTTATCTGTATATCCTTTTGCTTTTGAAGCATTCATTGCAGAGTAAATTCGACCTTAGTCATTGCTCAACATTTTCCAAAGGAATCGTTTAAATTGTCCCGGGCGTAATGTAAATAGATCAGAATCTGGTTAATCTGTGATGATATGATAAGATTACCTGCAAAtagaatgccgcatagaatactgttttgtttacggaaattGATTatgtaacgcaatgctttgctaaGACGATTTATGTAAACAAAACagtattctatgcggcattctaTTTGCAGGTAATCTTATCATATCATCACAAATCTATTCTGAACCATTTTGTAACCAGAGCATTGTGTCAGATAAACAAGGGGGttgtgaaaacaaaacagGTTGTAATGCTTTAAATAGATCGTAAAAATTGGTTCTTGATAATTTGTTCCAGATGATGAGATTTTACAAATAATGACAtcagaaaaagtgaaattataCTGTTAATTCTTATCTGGTAAAAGTGATCTTGTTTGTATTGCTTAAGTAATCGTCAGTGACAATTTATTTACTTTGAGTTATTCGAAATTTAGTGTTGAAAATAGATTCGTTAAACTAGTTTTTACTAAGCCTGTTTACACGGCCACTTTCATAGTGTTTTATATTTGAGAAGACCAGCCTTGAAAATGGGTGATTTTTTAGCTGGTAACACTCTGTGGTTCACATGGCCACCACTAAGTGCATTAGTGCAATTATTTATGGTTTAATGCAGCCTCACAGCAAACTAACATAATAATGACACAATTGGTCTGGTGGGAATATGTAAAAAACATGATTTCCAGTGTTAAAAGTACCCAATTACTAATTTAAACACCAGTGTCATAATCTAGACGCAACGAGCCTGTAATCACACCTCATAGCCAACCACGTATTAGCATATTGACAGCAGTGCTCGAAAAGGAATAGTTTTCCAACAAACAAAGCCAAAATagctaaaaatgaaaaacaagtCACCACCAAAAACAACTTGAAATTGTTAACTGTACTTGTATAATAACTTAATAAGTCAACAATAAACTTCTCATAAATTAATACTTTTTCCATAATTCTTACAttgtgaagttcttttaagcgTTTACTAATAATATCTTCAAACACAGACAATTTCAAACTAGTTAATTAGTTAATATATTAGCTTCAAGTAAATTTTCAACCGTAACTTGTTTCCACAATTGTTTTGCATACAGGTCCTGGATGCCTTCTTAACTTATCGTCAGGATCGTCTTTCCAATTCATCTGCGGATTCACCATGGAGATACACAGACAATGTACAGTTGTTGTATGGTCGTGACTTTGATGGAACCACTATTGGTAAGGCACCGGTCGGAACAATGTGTACAAGTCAGTCGGTTGGTGTTAACCAGGTAATGAGTCAAGTTAAGCAATCACTACTAACATCTTAACTAGTTCAGCATACTTCAGTATGGCATCTTAAAGCTAACCATTTCCATTCAATCTTAAGAATGGCTAATGTTTTTATGTTGCTTGTTTATCAAAACTTGTTTCtttcttattttcactttcacaTAGTTTACTGACAGTACAGTAAGCACATTTAATGACAGATTAATTAATCAGTAATGACACCATTTGCCTGACATCTTCCATGGGTCAAAATCATGAAAATTTAGGTCCTATTTGTAACTTAagcccttgtgaactataactAGGGGAACTTTAGCGAAACTTGCTCTATATATTTTGGGTTCTTGatattaaaatagttttagttcgaaaattttatgtttaccTGCTATTTAATGTTAATTTTACCACGTATCAAGGATCATGGCAAAGCGAGCAGTGAAGTTGTCTACGCTGCTGCGACAATAGCTCATGAAATGGGCCATAATTTTGGCATGTTGCATGACACTACAGATTGTGTGTGCCCACAAGATGCACAATGCATAATGGCATCACTGATTGGGTAAGTAAGAGTTTTAACACCTGTGATGAAATCACTAATAAGGTATGTAGTCCTAATTATTGTTGTTATAAATGAAACATAAGTGGTAACTTGCttgtaattttaaacttaaattaattGAAACTAACTTGATGCTGTTGTCTTATTACTTTTTGTTAACAAGAAGTTGTTCATTGtccttggtttaatgttctcAGGGTTACACGCCTAAAAgcattattattttttcataaattcgAAATTATCAAAATAGAAAAGATTGTTCGATGCCATCATAAATAGCAGTAAACTAATTTTACCTGCTTGTATAAATACTTTCCGTTGCTATAATACAATGACTACATGATAGTTCATAAACATTACGGGCACTGCATAACTTTTTATTGGGtgcaataattttattgttcGTATTCTCATTCAgacacagtattttatcatattGACTTACCACAATTTTATTACATTGATTTTAATCTGAAAGTCAAAATCTCAGGTATGGATCCATAAGGGATTGGTCCTCATGCAGTAAAAGCTATCTTGAAGACAATCGAAAGTTCGGTGGACAGAATTGTCTTGTCAATGTACCGGAACCTGACAAAATATATGGTGGACCAAAATGTGGCAACGACATAGTTGAAACTGGTGAACAATGCGACTGTGGACCACCTGAACATTGTCAAAGGTATTTTATATCCTGTGTGTGCATGTACAGTTGTACACtgcatatttttgttaaacagttaacatatatattgtataaCAATTATTtgatgtatgaacaaaaaacacattataagcaacatattttttcagcaaGCACTGGTTACATTTGCAATGAGTCATTGGTTTCTGTATGAATTATGTCATACACGGAAACATCAACCGTTTATACGTATTGTTGAATCATAAAGTAtaggtattttattttaatgtaaaatgcACCATCTACATTTACAAAGCATCTGAATTTTAGAGCAAAATGCGTAGCTCTTTTGATATGAATCAATCTCTTGTTACATCATGTTACCTTTTTCCATTTTCAGCCGATGTTGCAATGCTACTTCATGTATGCTTCTACCTGGGGCAATATGTGATACCGGTACTTGTTGTGATGATTGTCAATATACAAGAGCTGGAACAGAGTGTAGAGGTACCAACAACAATACCTGCGAGCTTCCAGAATATTGCTCAGGAAATTCTCCAAATGTAAGTGCGAAATAACATATGATGTTTTGCATGTGATGTGCATCCATGCAAAGTATGAACATGAATATAGTATTTGCTTGGTAAATCGTTGGCTCTGATTTACAGCTCGCTGTGAAAGCACTAACTGGTTTGGGCGAACCAAGTACCAACCTATGAATTAAAAAGGCTGGGGTTCCATTTTAGAGTAAAGATGTTAATGTTTTAGCCATAGCATTGCAAGCCATCACACTTTGTAACAGCAACAACAGCTTACCGACTCTAACTTTTCTTCCTTTAGTGCCCTGGCGATATGTATGCAGAAGATGGAACGCCTTGTCTTGGGGGAACAGCTGCATGCTATGAAGGTGTCTGTCTTACACACGACATGCAATGTCAAATTACCTGGGGTGAAGGTAATGTTTCAGCCTAAACAAAATCTTCTAATTCAGGAGTTCATTGAAAGTtatacaactttgtttttcaggaAGTTCCAGTGGTGTTGACAGGTGCTATACTCTAGTTAATAAGCTAGGAAATGACAATGGTAACTGTGGTCTTGATGGTGCTGAAAACTTCATTAAATGCACAACTGAGTAATTATTAacctaaaaattattttaacggaATGTTAAAATCTTCTTTAGAgtattttatcttttactATAGTAATAAATAGTGCATTTTGGTGATGATGTTACAGAGttaaaaatttctagaaatgcaAAATGTGGAAAACTACAATGTCAAGGTGGTAACACTAGACCTCTGACTGGCACTACCCGAGTGGCATATCGTAACACTTTTTCAATTGGTGGTGTAAAATACGAATGCAAGACCGTTGCATCGCTAAGCTCTGCTGATGTTAGTGACCTTGGTGTGGCTCGATCAGGGACCATGTGTGATacaggaaaagtaaatttatcatgaattttactaaaaaaaatcCAAGAATTCTAACCCATTGTTTATTGTGTTGTATTTtaattcagtttttatttttaattcattatTGTAACTACTAAAttgtactttttattttgtatgaaCAGTGTCGTTTAatgcagtttttgttttgttaaaggtCTGTGACAGTGGAGAATGTAAAACATTAGAACCTCTTGTGTGCACACAGACATGCAACAATCATGGGGTGAGCTAAGCATGATTTGCACTAATCAAAACCCCTTAAATACTAAACCAGCGGTTTCAGATTTACTTTGCAGCCCAAGCTCCCTGCCGAGCGAATAATTATTTTCCCATCcc
Encoded here:
- the LOC143471134 gene encoding uncharacterized protein LOC143471134 isoform X2, with the protein product MEWWETVGGVKTDLTADAVNYFMKLFSSYSSPDELFHKFSCDGITCIPSLFFLPRKLSLCLTRKLFDVFLSHVTTVAHNKKGKHLTLHKLTLDEEFIIQYIGGYILQKLTKRCINPREIDLLSCLTDYSNETTNSSLISALNNNNYGHLTVPAKSLVKLLMYVERVFRKQDIKEHIMESCMSSLSVCNIKDIFENLVFDECLQKLCMKICKFYVKIRCYQKANHLNSVLHVTSDQNVSLRKSLK
- the LOC143471134 gene encoding uncharacterized protein LOC143471134 isoform X1 — encoded protein: MDVNLKLIIEIDCDPEDDAANFICGQCLHNCTSNETLLAHQKTAHESSCNNVTREKLMEWWETVGGVKTDLTADAVNYFMKLFSSYSSPDELFHKFSCDGITCIPSLFFLPRKLSLCLTRKLFDVFLSHVTTVAHNKKGKHLTLHKLTLDEEFIIQYIGGYILQKLTKRCINPREIDLLSCLTDYSNETTNSSLISALNNNNYGHLTVPAKSLVKLLMYVERVFRKQDIKEHIMESCMSSLSVCNIKDIFENLVFDECLQKLCMKICKFYVKIRCYQKANHLNSVLHVTSDQNVSLRKSLK
- the LOC143469986 gene encoding disintegrin and metalloproteinase domain-containing protein 12-like isoform X2, whose amino-acid sequence is MWNLSLILTPNQFEDADHSRRKREIKTEIQDVAGVNLQDVYFTFNYDGKEYILDLSIYQELLPRSFTTSSYSKHGRLQMNKSTKKDRNNCYYQGHVRNIDNSQVFMSTCNGLSGSIFLPDDILLIEPLKNNKGQAIDNKHVVYRMDDTKTKHNISCGNNNEIDYAHAFANDLRKMSFMESNYDKQKRHKRLTNEEKKFVEMLVVVDNAMANKFADRIELDGHVKNLENHIDGFYQKLGIRIVLSHIEVWNDSDPVDLSTDVGEVLDAFLTYRQDRLSNSSADSPWRYTDNVQLLYGRDFDGTTIGKAPVGTMCTSQSVGVNQDHGKASSEVVYAAATIAHEMGHNFGMLHDTTDCVCPQDAQCIMASLIGYGSIRDWSSCSKSYLEDNRKFGGQNCLVNVPEPDKIYGGPKCGNDIVETGEQCDCGPPEHCQSRCCNATSCMLLPGAICDTGTCCDDCQYTRAGTECRGTNNNTCELPEYCSGNSPNCPGDMYAEDGTPCLGGTAACYEGVCLTHDMQCQITWGEGSSSGVDRCYTLVNKLGNDNGNCGLDGAENFIKCTTENAKCGKLQCQGGNTRPLTGTTRVAYRNTFSIGGVKYECKTVASLSSADVSDLGVARSGTMCDTGKVCDSGECKTLEPLVCTQTCNNHGVCNNRGHCHCDCGWSPPNCTVNSGGGGSVDSGPACANNKTSDNSKAFIVATSTAVSNSTVGNDGTISATVSSHHEFLNVFRGAQPFQETTLRNTTEKEKKIVKEIL
- the LOC143469986 gene encoding disintegrin and metalloproteinase domain-containing protein 12-like isoform X1 is translated as MRYLSIHFYFLSVYVGFYSSIAQLYEEPLNVESFSESAIFPLLSSLKKYQILTPNQFEDADHSRRKREIKTEIQDVAGVNLQDVYFTFNYDGKEYILDLSIYQELLPRSFTTSSYSKHGRLQMNKSTKKDRNNCYYQGHVRNIDNSQVFMSTCNGLSGSIFLPDDILLIEPLKNNKGQAIDNKHVVYRMDDTKTKHNISCGNNNEIDYAHAFANDLRKMSFMESNYDKQKRHKRLTNEEKKFVEMLVVVDNAMANKFADRIELDGHVKNLENHIDGFYQKLGIRIVLSHIEVWNDSDPVDLSTDVGEVLDAFLTYRQDRLSNSSADSPWRYTDNVQLLYGRDFDGTTIGKAPVGTMCTSQSVGVNQDHGKASSEVVYAAATIAHEMGHNFGMLHDTTDCVCPQDAQCIMASLIGYGSIRDWSSCSKSYLEDNRKFGGQNCLVNVPEPDKIYGGPKCGNDIVETGEQCDCGPPEHCQSRCCNATSCMLLPGAICDTGTCCDDCQYTRAGTECRGTNNNTCELPEYCSGNSPNCPGDMYAEDGTPCLGGTAACYEGVCLTHDMQCQITWGEGSSSGVDRCYTLVNKLGNDNGNCGLDGAENFIKCTTENAKCGKLQCQGGNTRPLTGTTRVAYRNTFSIGGVKYECKTVASLSSADVSDLGVARSGTMCDTGKVCDSGECKTLEPLVCTQTCNNHGVCNNRGHCHCDCGWSPPNCTVNSGGGGSVDSGPACANNKTSDNSKAFIVATSTAVSNSTVGNDGTISATVSSHHEFLNVFRGAQPFQETTLRNTTEKEKKIVKEIL